The following are encoded together in the Chlorocebus sabaeus isolate Y175 chromosome 12, mChlSab1.0.hap1, whole genome shotgun sequence genome:
- the CFAP157 gene encoding cilia- and flagella-associated protein 157 isoform X1, with amino-acid sequence MALISTWGKEGCPQKPKKLPWEPGILPAVAWDSWALSDAICLGVGPGTGAQQEQGRVPLSPASLPRPVAMYGTSFLSNHLASSWGLEPWLPSAMAPKKSVSKAGKELEVKKKKGSKKEPVVAVEPPLAKETKEFYHIQIRDLEDRLARYQRKWDELAVQEKLFRQEFEQLANNKKEIVAFLKRTLNQQVDEITDLNEQLQNLQLAKEMEKDAFEAQLAQVRHEFQETKDQLTTENIILGGKLAALEEFRLQKEEVTDKFTLLEEQVRKQESEFRDYAYNLEKKSVLDKDRLRQEIIQRVNLVASEFHKVTTNRMWETTKRAIKENNGITLQMARVSQQGMKLLQENEQLKGSQGNLCKQLELLENTQKVMARHKRGHQKIILMLTKKCQEQQQDTKEAEELRLLLSQLEQRSLQLQVDNQALKSQRDQLSLQLEQQQGDVQRLQQELANEQKVRASLEAALVQATSFLQNILQMHPDEEDSDFDVTFQLWHKEMLQQLLVMLSSTVVPSPQKAVCPHPESQSHGPPKESRPSIQLPRTGSLLPQLSDITHYQPGDLGLVPRQAHIPPNPQDLRLLSYITRVGTFRAHSSPEIRAPASLKRLKTFSLPEVPLRSK; translated from the exons ATGGCGCTTATTTCCACGTGGGGGAAAGAGGGGTGTCCCCAGAAGCCCAAAAAGTTGCCCTGGGAGCCAGGCATCCTGCCTGCCGTGGCCTGGGACTCCTGGGCCCTCAGCGATGCCATCTGCCTTGGAGTGGGACCTGGTACTGGCGCCCAGCAGGAACAGGGCAGGGTCCCTTTAAGCCCAGCCTCACTCCCCCGGCCTGTTGCTATGTACGGGACCAGCTTCCTTAGCAACCACCTGGCCTCTTCCTGGGGCTTGGAGCCCTGGTTGCCATCAGCCATGGCTCCCAAAAAGAGTGTGAGCAAGGCAGGCAAGGAGCTTGAAGTCAAGAAGAAGAAAGGCAGCAAGAAGGAGCCGGTGGTGGCCGTGGAGCCGCCTCTGGCCAAGGAGACGAAGGAGTTCTACCACATCCAGATCCGAGACCTGGAGGACCGGCTGGCCCG gtACCAGCGGAAGTGGGATGAGCTGGCAGTGCAGGAGAAGCTGTTCCGCCAGGAGTTTGAGCAGCTGGCCAATAACAAGAAGGAGATTGTGGCCTTCCTCAAGCGCACGCTCAACCAGCAGGTGGACGAGATCACAGACCTCAACGAGCAGCTCCAGAACTTGCAGCTAGCCAAGGAGATGGAGAAGGATGCCTTCGAGGCGCAGCTAGCCCAGGTGCGCCATGAGTTCCAGGAGACCAAGGACCAGCTCACCACGGAGAACATCATCCTTG GGGGGAAGCTGGCAGCCCTGGAGGAGTTCCGGCTGCAGAAAGAGGAGGTCACGGACAAGTTTACGTTGCTGGAGGAGCAAGTGCGGAAGCAGGAGAGTGAGTTCAGGGACTATGCGTACAACCTGGAGAAGAAGTCGGTGCTGGACAAGGACAG ACTGAGACAAGAGATCATCCAACGCGTGAACCTCGTGGCCAGTGAGTTCCACAAGGTGACCACGAACCGGATGTGGGAGACAACGAAGCGGGCCATCAAAGAGAACAACGGCATTACCCTGCAGATGGCCAGGGTCTCCCAGCAAGGCATGAAGCTGCTGCAGGAGAATGAGCAGCTCAAGGGAAGCCAGGGCAATCTGTGCAAACAGCTGGAGCTGCTGGAGAACACCCAGAAGGTCATGGCCAGGCACAAAAGAGGCCACCAGAAG ATTATCCTCATGCTGACCAAGAAAtgccaggagcagcagcaggacaCCAAGGAGGCCGAGGAGCTGCGCCTCCTGCTGAGCCAGTTGGAGCAGAGATCCCTGCAGCTGCAGGTGGACAACCAGGCACTGAA GAGCCAGAGAGACCAGCTGAGCTTGCAGCTGGAGCAGCAGCAGGGGGATGTGCAGCGGCTACAGCAGGAACTGGCTAATGAGCAGAAGGTTCGGGCCAGCCTGGAGGCAGCCCTGGTCCAGGCCACCTCCTTCCTCCAAAACATTCTGCAG ATGCACCCCGATGAAGAGGACAGCGACTTCGACGTGACATTCCAGCTATGGCACAAGGAGATGCTGCAGCAACTGCTGGTCATGCTCAGCTCCACTGTGGTCCCGAGCCCCCAGAAGGCTGTCTGTCCCCACCCGGAGTCACAGTCCCATGGCCCACCCAAGGAGAG CCGGCCCAGCATCCAGCTGCCCAGGACTGGGTCTCTGCTGCCGCAGCTCTCTGACATCACCCACTACCAGCCGGGGGATCTGGGCCTAGTACCTCGCCAGGCCCACATCCCACCCAACCCCCAGGACCTCAGGCTGCTGTCATATATCACCCGTGTGGGAACCTTCCGGGCACATAGCAGCCCCGAG
- the CFAP157 gene encoding cilia- and flagella-associated protein 157 isoform X2 — MALISTWGKEGCPQKPKKLPWEPGILPAVAWDSWALSDAICLGVGPGTGAQQEQGRVPLSPASLPRPVAMYGTSFLSNHLASSWGLEPWLPSAMAPKKSVSKAGKELEVKKKKGSKKEPVVAVEPPLAKETKEFYHIQIRDLEDRLARYQRKWDELAVQEKLFRQEFEQLANNKKEIVAFLKRTLNQQVDEITDLNEQLQNLQLAKEMEKDAFEAQLAQVRHEFQETKDQLTTENIILGGKLAALEEFRLQKEEVTDKFTLLEEQVRKQESEFRDYAYNLEKKSVLDKDRLRQEIIQRVNLVASEFHKVTTNRMWETTKRAIKENNGITLQMARVSQQGMKLLQENEQLKGSQGNLCKQLELLENTQKVMARHKRGHQKIILMLTKKCQEQQQDTKEAEELRLLLSQLEQRSLQLQVDNQALKSQRDQLSLQLEQQQGDVQRLQQELANEQKVRASLEAALVQATSFLQNILQMHPDEEDSDFDVTFQLWHKEMLQQLLVMLSSTVVPSPQKAVCPHPESQSHGPPKERYVPLLL, encoded by the exons ATGGCGCTTATTTCCACGTGGGGGAAAGAGGGGTGTCCCCAGAAGCCCAAAAAGTTGCCCTGGGAGCCAGGCATCCTGCCTGCCGTGGCCTGGGACTCCTGGGCCCTCAGCGATGCCATCTGCCTTGGAGTGGGACCTGGTACTGGCGCCCAGCAGGAACAGGGCAGGGTCCCTTTAAGCCCAGCCTCACTCCCCCGGCCTGTTGCTATGTACGGGACCAGCTTCCTTAGCAACCACCTGGCCTCTTCCTGGGGCTTGGAGCCCTGGTTGCCATCAGCCATGGCTCCCAAAAAGAGTGTGAGCAAGGCAGGCAAGGAGCTTGAAGTCAAGAAGAAGAAAGGCAGCAAGAAGGAGCCGGTGGTGGCCGTGGAGCCGCCTCTGGCCAAGGAGACGAAGGAGTTCTACCACATCCAGATCCGAGACCTGGAGGACCGGCTGGCCCG gtACCAGCGGAAGTGGGATGAGCTGGCAGTGCAGGAGAAGCTGTTCCGCCAGGAGTTTGAGCAGCTGGCCAATAACAAGAAGGAGATTGTGGCCTTCCTCAAGCGCACGCTCAACCAGCAGGTGGACGAGATCACAGACCTCAACGAGCAGCTCCAGAACTTGCAGCTAGCCAAGGAGATGGAGAAGGATGCCTTCGAGGCGCAGCTAGCCCAGGTGCGCCATGAGTTCCAGGAGACCAAGGACCAGCTCACCACGGAGAACATCATCCTTG GGGGGAAGCTGGCAGCCCTGGAGGAGTTCCGGCTGCAGAAAGAGGAGGTCACGGACAAGTTTACGTTGCTGGAGGAGCAAGTGCGGAAGCAGGAGAGTGAGTTCAGGGACTATGCGTACAACCTGGAGAAGAAGTCGGTGCTGGACAAGGACAG ACTGAGACAAGAGATCATCCAACGCGTGAACCTCGTGGCCAGTGAGTTCCACAAGGTGACCACGAACCGGATGTGGGAGACAACGAAGCGGGCCATCAAAGAGAACAACGGCATTACCCTGCAGATGGCCAGGGTCTCCCAGCAAGGCATGAAGCTGCTGCAGGAGAATGAGCAGCTCAAGGGAAGCCAGGGCAATCTGTGCAAACAGCTGGAGCTGCTGGAGAACACCCAGAAGGTCATGGCCAGGCACAAAAGAGGCCACCAGAAG ATTATCCTCATGCTGACCAAGAAAtgccaggagcagcagcaggacaCCAAGGAGGCCGAGGAGCTGCGCCTCCTGCTGAGCCAGTTGGAGCAGAGATCCCTGCAGCTGCAGGTGGACAACCAGGCACTGAA GAGCCAGAGAGACCAGCTGAGCTTGCAGCTGGAGCAGCAGCAGGGGGATGTGCAGCGGCTACAGCAGGAACTGGCTAATGAGCAGAAGGTTCGGGCCAGCCTGGAGGCAGCCCTGGTCCAGGCCACCTCCTTCCTCCAAAACATTCTGCAG ATGCACCCCGATGAAGAGGACAGCGACTTCGACGTGACATTCCAGCTATGGCACAAGGAGATGCTGCAGCAACTGCTGGTCATGCTCAGCTCCACTGTGGTCCCGAGCCCCCAGAAGGCTGTCTGTCCCCACCCGGAGTCACAGTCCCATGGCCCACCCAAGGAGAG